The DNA segment TTACCTACAAAGCGTCTGGCTTTAGCATGTGTAGTCAGTTTTTGTGAACATGTGAGTCCATTGCCTGCTCTAACAGAGTTAGTGACTTACTTTCAGTGGTTGTAGAGAGTTTCACTAAAACAGCACTGTTTGTAGTCCACTGTGTGACTTAGGAGACACAATAGCCAGACAATTCTGCAAGTGTAATATAACTGTATGTGGCGTTCccagaaaatgctctgaagtCTTCTCTCCGTTGCACCATGGTGATAAaaaccactgctgcttttcaagctccacgaggccatgctgtgctgtgctgaaagggatagaaaagccaattagctctgaaaagtgaagggcaggcagagaggggtgctctggcctggaattccctccctttggcagcagcaaaggtcaGCTGTGCAGCCAAATTTCAGTGACCACATGTGGATCCAGCTTGTGCGTGTTGCCAGCTATCTGcacagggagtgggagagggtggggaggaagaattGATTCTGGAAGGGGAAAGCCTGAGTTAAAGGGAAAAGTGGAGTGAAATGTGACAGCTGGGATTTCCAGAAGATAGTTTGATGGATGCTGGCCATCCAGCTTCCCTAGAACTCTTTATCAGTAACACCCTCTATATCTCCCTGAGTGACTTTTAGCCTGTCTGGCAGTTTTCAGCATCAGTGTGTGAGCGAAAAGAGGTGGAAGGCAGTTCTCTCTgatttggcagctctgggactttgtgctgctggctgagggtcTGGATTTCTCAGGAACTTCCTGGTTACCTGTGGCTCCCACAGGCTTGTAGGACTGGGCTTAGAGAAACCCTGAGCTGCCCGAtgtctgctcttgctgcagctcttctgaataGTCCTGGGTGTGGATGTGAGCCTGCAGTCCTTGGGAGGCAGAATTCACTCCACAATCCCAAGGGGCTTGCTCTATCTGTCAGTGCAggccagctgtgggaatcctCCAAGTCCCTTTATCCTGTTCTGTGTGTCAAGGCCCTGTGGCTGACCACGAGTGCCCCGAGCTGCCATGGACCCTTCTTGCAAGGGCAATTGTTTTCAGAGTCAGCGTAGGTGCTGGCTACCTTTGGAAAAGTGTGAATACCCCGGGGAAATCCATGGGGCAGACACCTTGGGCCATACTGTGTGCTGGCACCATCAGCAGGCATGATACAGACAgaggtgctttgcttttggtgtgaAACTTTGGTAATGGTGAGACTTCTTGGTTAGGTCAGAAGGTTTTAGAGGGAAATGTCCACTCACGTGATCAAAAGAGAAGATCCTGgcatggttaaaaatgggaaacagtgAGCTTGTAGGTTTAGGTGATCTGCTTGTGGTCATTCTTCAGACTTTTAATATTCATGCAGAAGTTTGGCAGAAACAGGAAACTTATGTGTAGACCAAAATCAGTTCAGCTTCTACAGTAAATGGTATTAACTGGTGTTATGTAGCTTTGACCCTTTGGAGAGATCTAAATCTGGCCTTTCCCAAGTTCTGATGGagtaaaataactgtttcccagtcttttatttgcagatgCTCTAAATACTGTTGCTGGGGatctatataaaaaattcaaaggtaagtaaaaataagtattagcagtatgtgtgaaatataatataaataataatttgtctatcttgctaccttaatatatatatatatatatatatgatatatatatatatatgatatatatttctaaatacgtcactataaagtagaaatgcaaatgtgactataatgatgaaaacaatatataaatattcaagtatcgtttaaagaaggggctttttatttggttagaggcagggttttaatggaagaaaaatgaatataccttttatttttatatcattctaaatatagaaatatatattcaatgtatgcagagatttttctattctatctcttctgaatatttattttcatttctattttatactttcatataacaccatacatcaatctacattttaaacgtaaatttgaatataaatgcgaaatatagagataaatttaaacgcagtttaaaagaaaaggggtttttaaaagatttttacttggatagaggcaggggtttattttaagcaatataaaccttttagaaatagaaatctatctatagaaatatgtaagcaatgtattaagcaatgcataaaaatataaattgtaataaaggaataaatgtaagaaattataaaaatacaattacacatcaatatacgttataaatccgaatgtgaatataaatatgaaaaatataaaaataaaagagcttgaaatgcagtttaaaagagaaggtttttgcttttggttcctgttgggttagaggcaggggtttttctgctggcgttcttttccgcgcgggatgttttggggcatttgctgcagggcaggttccggagggcatcgcgcccgttcttttctgccgccggccccgcccgcggccccgaggcgagcggcggcccccggcggtggcgggcggcagtgctgccgccctgtgggcagagggcggtactgcagcccgccgcccgcggccgccatcttgggagtggcttgtcgcggactcgcttgaccttctcgagatggcgcgaaaaagaggacgtcggcattcgaggacccgtgtctgttttttctacactgcctgaattgtccccaacgccggcgccccccgacgggattttccgcggcggttccggtgccgtgcacaggggctgtggggtcagcagcaccgcgaGCGTGCGGGTTTTTGGCGGGGGCCGACGGGCATCGGCGTAATACGCCTCTCTCCGTCCAGGTCCCCACGGGCCGCCATCTTGCGAGTCCCTGGTGGCGGGCTCGCTTGAAAAGTGCTGCCCCCattgtgggcagagggcggtactgcagccgccggtgccggggcgggagcgcgcggcgagcggcgcgcggggcggtgTCTGTGAGcgcagggcggggggcggcggcggctcgggcggCCCGAGCCTCAAAAACAAGCTCTGGTCAGGAAACAGGCTTGGTGCTTTGCGCGCAGAAGAGGAAtttccagtgcgcatgcgcctagcggccatgacactgtacggaaaatggaactctgctgtaggaaggcggccatgatgctgtacggaaattccagtgcgcatgcgcaaAGCGGGCGTACGGCAAAGGGAACCGCGCATGCGCACTGCGTGGGGGGGGAGAACCTTGccatctgttttttgggggtttgggatttttggaaatttggtgttttgggagtttggggggttttggggatttgggaatttggggtttgggattttggggatttggggatttggggttcgggtTCCCGGGATCCcggccctgctcagcctctcccgGATCCGCAGCAGCTCCGGAACCGCCTCGAAACGGAGCCGGGACCCGCCCGGGTGagcctgaaaccccaaatcccccaaaaatccccccaaacctcagacatcccccaaaaatcccctaaatttcaaattcccaaaccccccccccaaacccccccaaaaaacactagacctcaaaaaaacccaaaaccccaaaatcctccaaaaatccccaaatcccaaacccccaaatcccctacatccccaaaacccccaaatattccccaaaaatcccctcaattccaaaatcccaaaccccaaaaatcccccagatcccaaacccccaaaatcccctaaaaatcccccctgaagtcccccaaatccccaaaaccccccaaatatcccccccaaaaatcccccaaaccccaaaatcctccaaaaatccccaaatcccaaaccccaaaatcccctaaatccccccaaaccccaaaatgctccaaaaattccccaaaaatcccctaaatccaaaatcccaaaccccaaaaatcccctaaatcccaaaatcctccaaaaatcccccaaaaatccccaaaatcccaaacacccaaatcccctacatccccaaaaaccccaaatattccccaaaaatcccctcaattccaaaatcccaaaccccaaaaatcccccagatcccaaacccccaaaatcccctaaaaatcccccctgaagtcccccaaatccccaaaaccccccaaatatcccccccaaaaatcccccaaaccccaaaatcctccaaaaatccccaaatcccaaaccccaaaatcccctaaatccccccaaaccccaaaatgctccaaaaatcccccaaaaatcccctaaatccaaaatcccaaaccccaaaaatcccctaaatcccaaaatcctccaaaaatcccccaaaaatccccaaaatcccaaacccccaaatcccctacatccccaaaaaccccaaatattccccaaaaatcccctcaattccaaaatcccaaaccccaaaaatcccccagatcccaaacccccaaaatcccctaaaaatcccccctgaagtcccccaaatccccaaaaccccccaaatatccccccaaaaatcccccaaaccccaaaatcctccaaaaatccccaaatcccaaaccccaaaatcccctaaatccccccaaaccccaaaatgctccaaaaatcccccaaaaatcccctaaatccaaaatcccaaaccccaaaaatcccctaaatcccaaaatcctccaaaaatcccccaaaaatcccccaaaaatccccaaaatcccaaacccccaaatcccctacatccccaaaaaccccaaatattccccaaaaatcccctcaattccaaaatcccaaaccccaaaaatcccccagatcccaaacccccaaaatcccctaaaaatcccccctgaagtcccccaaatccccaaaaccccccaaatatcccccccaaaaatcccccaaaccccaaaatcctccaaaaatccccaaatcccaaaccccaaaatcccctaaatccccccaaaccccaaaatgctccaaaaatcccccaaaaatcccctaaatccaaaatccctaaccccaaaaatcccctaaatcccaaaatcctccaaaaatcccccaaaaatccccaaaatcccaaacacccaaatcccctaaatcccaaaaaaacccaaatattccccaaaaatcccctaaattggggatttgggaattttgggatttgggaattcccacccctcccccctccctcattcccgttttttttttttcagctcccgCTGGGAATTCCGGACCCCCCCGCCCAAACGGCTCCgagcagctccagaaaacacccaaaaaaattcccaaaattcccaggaaatcgtGGAGAAAGCGGCGCCGGCCCGGAGGCTGCAGATCCCCgccggaaatccgggaattccgacaggaaattcaggaattctggcggaaaattcaggaattccagaaagaaattcgggaattccagttggaaattcaggaattccaacGGGAAATTCGGGActcctggctggaaatgcaggaatggcatcaggaaatccgggaattctgtcaggaaatccgggaattccgggaatccCGGTGCGTTCCCAACTTTCCGTGGCTCAGTTTTACGGGAGCCGGAATTACCGGGACCCCCCGGAGCGGAAACGGctccgggagctgctggggcacggAGAGATCCCGGAAAAaacccggaattccgggaattctgACAGGAAATTCCGGAATCCCGGCGGGAAATCCGGGGATTCCgccaggaaatccgggaattccgccaggaaatctgggaattctgccaggaagggcagctccaaaggcaaagggagcagcgggaattcccggaattccaggctggggaattccaggattgagaattcccagatttccaatgTTGAGAactcccggaattccaggatggggaattcccggatttccgggattgggaattcctgcagaattccaggatgaaGAATTCCCTCATTTGCTTTGATAgactttcctgcccctggcacagagggaggggctATAAACCAAATTGTCATTACAAATCTGTCTGAAAAGGACCTAAAATTAGATGCCATGAAAATGGCTCTGGGAATCCCCAAAGTCCCAGCTACGGTAAGAATCAGACTTTGTGCCTCTGTCCtggaagagcacagcactgcaatgcATCCTAACACATTTTGCAACCTTCTAACAGATATATTTCATCTCATGCAAGAAGACAGATGAGTAATTCCCAGGAGCTTCATGCAAAATTGGCCCTAAAGCAGATCCCAGTAGGCATCAAGGTAAGCAAAGAAATGTAGCCCTTTCCATTTTAGCCAGCTGCAGTTGAcaacagatttcaaatttagacttcaaacattctcatgaagaaattaaCCCTTAGGTTGTTGTGGCTTTACTGTGATCCATGTAAAATagcaccttttccttgtgcattttttttaacacaacactttttttttttattttttccttgctaggcTGGATTCTGTATGCTGCAAGGCTGTCATATCAGGATATGCTGCAAAAGAGTTTGTTgcatcttcttcctgaaaagttgGTGGAGTTTCTCTCTATGCAGAGGGTACAACATTTATGGTCAGGACagggttttcttgctttgtggttttcttgctgctgctgctgcttttaaaggggTCAACACTCTTAGCTCCAGGAAACTGAAACTAAATGTGAGCAGGGactggaggaaggaagcagggaggaTCCACTACAAGATtccaaaaactaaataaagcagGATTCAACTGCCAGTGGCTGAATAGCAGCAATTTATGAGCTGTTCCTCAAAAGCCCCAGACAAGCACCAAgtcctgtgggaagctggagatTGACAGAAGACACCTCCAGAAGAgtctgctgttgaaatttcctttaagcctttttggttttttttttttttttcaggtggaTCATCCAGACCTGGCAAATGCATAAGGTCAGCCCTTGGAAGAGCAAAAAGCTCTCGCCAAGAAAACCAAACGAGTGGCTGAAATCTGTCCATTTGTCTGCCTGTCTTTTTGGCCTTGGATTACTGTGCTTTTCAAAGCTATTCTTTCATAACTTGGataaaaaggtaaatgtttCATATAGCCCCGCAAGTAGTAATCATCctgtccatgcaaaaaaaacctgctgcctgagggatgggccccaaacCAGAGGTGTTTCTCATTTACCTACAAAGCGTCTGGCTTTAGCATGTGTAGTCAGTTTTTGTGAACATGTGAGTCCATTGCCTGCTCTAACAGAGTTAGTGACTTACTTTCAGTGGTTGTAGAGAGTTTCCCTGAAACAGCACTGTTTGTAGTCCACTGTGTGACTTAGGAGACACAATAGCCAGACAATTCTGCAAGTGTAATATAACTGTATGTGGCGTTCccagaaaatgctctgaagtCTTCTCTCCGTTGCACCATGGTGATAAaaaccactgctgcttttcaagctccacgaggccatgctgtgctgtgctgaaagggatagaaaagccaattagctctgaaaagtgaagggcaggcagagaggggtgctctggcctggaattccctccctttggcagcagcaaaggtcaGCTGTGCAGCCAAATTTCAGTGACCACATGTGGATCCAGCTTGTGCGTGTTGCCAGCTATCTGcacagggagtgggagagggtggggaggaagaattGATTCTGGAAGGGGAAAGCCTGAGTTAAAGGGAAAAGTGGAGTGAAATGTGACAGCTGGGATTTCCAGAAGATAGTTTGATGGATGCTGGCCATCCAGCTTCCCTAGAACTCTTTATCAGTAACACCCTCTATATCTCCCTGAGTGACTTTTAGCCTGTCTGGCAGTTTTCAGCATCAGTGTGTGAGCGAAAAGAGGTGGAAGGCAGTTCTCTCTgatttggcagctctgggactttgtgctgctggctgagggtcTGGATTTCTCAGGAACTTCCTGGCTACCTGTGGCTCCCACAGGCTTGTAGGACTGGGCTTAGAGAAACCCTGAGCTGCCCGAtgtctgctcttgctgcagctcttctgaataGTCCTGGGTGTGGATGTGAGCCTGCAGTCCTTGGGAGGCAGAATTCACTCCACAATCCCAAGGGGCTTGCTCTATCTGTCAGTGCAggccagctgtgggaatcctCCAAGTCCCTTTATCCTGTTCTGTGTGTCAAGGCCCTGTGGCTGACCACGAGTGCCCCGAGCTGCCATGGACCCTTCTTGCAAGGGCAATTGTTTTCAGAGTCAGCGTAGGTGCTGGCTACCTTTGGAAAAGTGTGAATACCCCGGGGAAATCCATGGGGCAGACACCTTGGGCCATACTGTGTGCTGGCACCATCAGCAGGCATGATACAGACAgaggtgctttgcttttggtgtgaAACTTTGGTAATGGTGAGACTTCTTGGTTAGGTCAGAAGGTTTTAGAGGGAAATGTCCACTCACGTGATCAAAAGAGAAGATCCTGgcatggttaaaaatgggaaacagtgAGCTTGTAGGTTTAGGTGATCTGCTTGTGGTCATTCTTCAGACTTTTAATATTCATGCAGAAGTTTGGCAGAAACAGGAAACTTATGTGTAGACCAAAATCAGTTCAGCTTCTACAGTAAATGGTATTAACTGGTGTTATGTAGCTTTGACCCTTTGGAGAGATCTAAATCTGGCCTTTCCCAAGTTCTGATGGagtaaaataactgtttcccagtcttttatttgcagatgCTCTAAATACTGTTGCTGGGGatctatataaaaaattcaaaggtaagtaaaaataagtattagcagtatgtgtgaaatataatataaataataatttgtctatcttgctaccttaatatatatatatatatatatatatatatgatatatatatatatatgatatatatttctaaatacgtcactataaagtagaaatgcaaatgtgactataatgatgaaaacaatatataaatattcgAGTATCGTTTAaagaaggggcttttttttgctttttatttggttagaggcagggttttaatggaagaaaaatgaatataccttttattttgatatcattctaaatatagaaatatatattcaatgtatgcagagatttttctattctatctcttctgaatatttattttcatttctattttatactttcatataacaccatacatcaatctacattttaaacgtaaatttgaatataaatgcgaaatatagagataaatttaaacgcagtttaaaagaaaaggggtttttaaaagatttttacttggatagaggcaggggtttattttaagcaatataaaccttttagaaatagaaatctatctatagaaatatgtaagcaatgtattaagcaatgcataaaaatataaattgtaataaaggaataaatgtaagaaattataaaaatacaattacacatcaatatacgttataaatccgaatgtgaatataaatatgaaaaatataaaaataaaagagcttgaaatgcagtttaaaagagaaggtttttgcttttggttcctgttgggttagaggcaggggtttttctgctggcgttcttttccgcgcgggatgttttggggcatttgctgcagggcaggttccggagggcatcgcgcccgttcttttctgccgccggccccgcccgcggccccgaggcgagcggcggcccccggcggtggcgggcggcagtgctgccgccctgtgggcagagggcggtactgcagcccgccgcccgcggccgccatcttgggagtggcttgtcgcggactcgcttgaccttctcgagatggcgcgaaaaagaggacgtcggcattcgaggacccgtgtctgttttttctacactgcctgaattgtccccaacgccggcgccccccgacgggattttccgcggcggttccggtgccgtgcacaggggctgtggggtcagcagcaccgcgaGCGTGCGGGTTTTTGGCGGGGGCCGACGGGCATCGGCGTAATACGCCTCTCTCCGTCCAGGTCCCCACGGGCCGCCATCTTGCGAGTCCCTGGTGGCGGGCTCGCTTGAAAAGTGCTGCCCCCattgtgggcagagggcggtactgcagccgccggtgccggggcgggagcgcgcggcgagcggcgcgcggggcggtgTCTGTGAGcgcagggcggggggcggcggcggctcgggcggCCCGAGCCTCAAAAACAAGCTCTGGTCAGGAAACAGGCTTGGTGCTTTGCGCGCAGAAGAGGAAtttccagtgcgcatgcgcctagcggccatgacactgtacggaaaatggaactctgctgtaggaaggcggccatgatgctgtacggaaattccagtgcgcatgcgcaaAGCGGGCGTACGGCAAAGGGAACCGCGCATGCGCACTGCGTGGGGGGGGAGAACCTTGccatctgttttttgggggtttgggatttttggaaatttggtgttttgggagtttggggggttttggggatttgggaatttggggtttgggattttggggatttggggatttggggttcgggtTCCCGGGATCCcggccctgctcagcctctcccgGATCCGCAGCAGCTCCGGAACCGCCTCGAAACGGAGCCGGGACCCGCCCGGGTGagcctgaaaccccaaatcccccaaaaatccccccaaacctcagacatcccccaaaaatcccctaaatttcaaattcccaaaccccccccccaaacccccccaaaaaacactagacctcaaaaaaacccaaaaccccaaaatcctccaaaaatccccaaatcccaaacccccaaatcccctacatccccaaaaaccccaaatattccccaaaaatcccctcaattccaaaatcccaaaccccaaaaatcccccagatcccaaacccccaaaatcccctaaaaatcccccctgaagtcccccaaatccccaaaaccccccaaatatcccccccaaaaatcccccaaaccccaaaatcctccaaaaatccccaaatcccaaaccccaaaatcccctaaatccccccaaaccccaaaatgctccaaaaatcccccaaaaatcccctaaatccaaaatcccaaaccccaaaaatcccctaaatcccaaaatcctccaaaaatcccccaaaaatccccaaaatcccaaacccccaaatcccctacatccccaaaaaccccaaatattccccaaaaatcccctcaattccaaaatcccaaaccccaaaaatcccccagatcccaaacccccaaaatcccctaaaaatcccccctgaagtcccccaaatccccaaaaccccccaaatatcccccccaaaaatcccccaaaccccaaaatcctccaaaaatccccaaatcccaaaccccaaaatcccctaaatccccccaaaccccaaaatgctccaaaaatcccccaaaaatcccctaaatccaaaatcccaaaccccaaaaatcccctaaatcccaaaatcctccaaaaatcccccaaaaatccccaaaatcccaaacacccaaatcccctacatccccaaaaaccccaaatattccccaaaaatcccctcaattccaaaatcccaaaccccaaaaatcccccagatcccaaacccccaaaatcccctaaaaatcccccctgaagtcccccaaatccccaaaaccccccaaatatcccccccaaaaatcccccaaaccccaaaatcctccaaaaatccccaaatcccaaaccccaaaatcccctaaatccccccaaaccccaaatgctccaaaaatcccccaaaaatcccctaaatccaaaatcccaaaccccaaaaatcccctaaatcccaaaatcctccaaaaatcccccaaaaatccccaaaatcccaaacccccaaatcccctacatccccaaaaaccccaaatattccccaaaaattccctcaattccaaaatcccaaaccccaaaaatcccccagatcccaaacccccaaaatcccctaaaaatcccccctgaagtcccccaaatccccaaaaccccccaaatatcccccccaaaaatcccccaaaccccaaaatcctccaaaaatccccaaatcccaaaccccaaaatcccctaaatccccccaaaccccaaaatgctccaaaaatcccccaaaaatcccctaaatccaaaatcccaaaccccaaaaatcccctaaatcccaaaatcctccaaaaatcccccaaaaatccccaaaatcccaaacccccaaatcccctacatccccaaaaaccccaaatattccccaaaaatcccctcaattccaaaatcccaaaccccaaaaatcccccagatcccaaacccccaaaatcccctaaaaatcccccctgaagtcccccaaatccccaaaaccccccaaatatcccccccaaaaatcccccaaaccccaaaatcctccaaaaatccccaaatcccaaaccccaaaatcccctaaatccccccaaaccccaaaatgctccaaaaatcccccaaaaatcccctaaatccaaaatcccaaaccccaaaaatcccctaaatcccaaaatcctccaaaaatcccccaaaaatccccaaaatcccaaacccccaaatcccctacatccccaaaaaccccaaatattccccaaaaatcccctcaattccaaaatcccaaaccccaaaaatcccccagatcccaaacccccaaaatcccctaaaaatcccccctgaagtcccccaaatccccaaaacccc comes from the Taeniopygia guttata chromosome 5, bTaeGut7.mat, whole genome shotgun sequence genome and includes:
- the LOC140684362 gene encoding uncharacterized protein, with the protein product MRKAGVRQREPRMRTAWGGRTLPSVFWGFGIFGNLVFWEFGGFWGFGNLGFGILGIWGFGVRVPGIPALLSLSRIRSSSGTASKRSRDPPGSRWEFRTPPPKRLRAAPENTQKNSQNSQEIVEKAAPARRLQIPAGNPGIPTGNSGILAENSGIPERNSGIPVGNSGIPTGNSGLLAGNAGMASGNPGILSGNPGIPGIPVRSQLSVAQFYGSRNYRDPPERKRLRELLGHGEIPEKTRNSGNSDRKFRNPGGKSGDSARKSGNSARKSGNSARKGSSKGKGSSGNSRNSRLGNSRIENSQISNVENSRNSRMGNSRISGIGNSCRIPG